The nucleotide sequence ATTTTAAACAATGTTATTGGCTACAATAACCAGCAATAATGTTTTCTCATTTCCAACAGCTCCTTGAAGATGACAAAGTGATTTATAGTCGGAACAAGTTTTTTAGGAACAACAAAAGAACAGAAAACGAAAAGGTATATGAATCACTAAAACCATAGTATTAGACTTTAATTGTTGTAAAAGTTGCAAATTGTATAAACAAGATCACATTTTTGGTAATTTGATGCAGGAGTCAAGAACAAAAGATGATATATGCAGTGCAAgcaaaagagaagaaatgaaatTTATATTGGACAACTGAGCAATAAAAGTTAAGAATATCACTGATGATACACATTCGGCGCTGCTGGAATATTCTAGAATCATGTATGAAGATGGAAATGAACAACAAGGTAACAATGAACTTTGTACAATAAAACAAAACTACTTTTCCTATTACTCATATAGCAGAAAAAAAACTAGGTAGAAATAATGCAAACATAAAAGGATAACGGATTAAATGTTTTTATTATGAATTCATAAGAATGTTCTAAGATGGTTAGACCCTCTGCAAATTCATGATTTAAAGATCAAGGAAACACAAGCACAGCTAATATAGTAATGAAAGGGAAAACAACTAAGCCAAATGAAGGTGACATCCAAAAAAAAGTGGAACAAGGAGACCAGGGTTCTGAGAGCAGTCATATACATGACGGTTTGTATACTAAATGTATACAACTTGGTAGTCAAAACTTATCAGAAGGAGAGACAGAAATAGATTATAGACAGAGAAACATTGAAAGAGACAGTTACTGGGGAAGTTGGTTAGGTGAGCAAAGCATGAAAGGTAAGGGTATAGTCTACAGCAATATGTTATAGACAAAATAAATTCAGATCTTTTAATACATAAATATATATTGGAAAGAATTACAAAGTACAAGTACTGATAATAACTTCACATCTCCAGGTGGAATCTCATTGGGTAGCGAATTGCCATCAGCTGAGAGAACAATAAGCAGTGGATTGAAACGTGGAGTTCTACAAAAATTAGAAGACATGGGATTGTCAACAAATGGTAAACAGTTCTCTCAAATATTTAGCTTAGAAGAAATTATACATGTGATAGAATTATCTATTGACTATTatttataaatatattcatacaaGTAGCAACAGAGAAGGATGAATGCGAACATACCGATGAGACTGTTCCTGAAGAGCTGGACTGCCCAACGCCATTGCTCATAGTAACACCAGCAGTAGAACAAGGAATTATATGCCTTCGAGGTGGAATACTATAACATTTCAAAAGAAATAAAATTTCTGATTAAGGAAGTAGCTTATATTTACCGGTACTAATTCTTGCAAACTGTTACATCTCCTCAGATGATGACCTAGAAAAATTTGATGCTAATAGTATAATTGTCAATGACATGAAAGTGGTAATCCAGTATATAAACAGAAATTCAAGATTCGGAGTGTCTCCATTTGCAATAGGGATGACACACCCAGATGCGCCATTGGAAGCTCAACTGGCGTCACAAATAGCACTATGCCATATGAATGATGAAGACACAGCAAGGTATGGTATGATTATGAAATAATAAAAAATGGTTCACCTTTAGGCCcttgttcggcttgctgaatcttagctgaaactggctgaaaatactgttctagctaaattgttgtgagagaaaacactgttctggctgaaaaaacaagccgaacaagccgaatatggggtaagtagAACGGGACCTAGATGAGTAACTTATTTATTGCTAATACTTGCAGCGTGTGGTACATGCATATGTTCCCAAACAAAATACAAATTGAAGGGGCAGTGATGCAAGGGGTGTTCCAAGGCAAAAACGACTTTGTTCCTAATATTATGGACGCAATGGTTAGGTTGTACCAACAGATGGATAATAAACTTATGAAAGATGGGATGAAAAAAGGTGGAGACTTTTCCTACCGACTGATTTTGCGATAAGAACAACGAAAAATAAAGATGGTATTATGCATCAGATAAAATAATACAGCAATATGGTTTCTGTTCTAAATGTTTTCAGTAAGAATGTAGTATTGTAAATTTCAGTGTAATCCATGATGGACTTACTAGTTAAGGCAGGTGACAAATAATAGGTTTGGAGACTGAAGAAAGCTAGAGGCGAGACGACATTACTGGTTAAGGACATGTTCTTGGTTGAACACATATCATACAACGTCGAAGACTACAGGCTTGTAAGTACACATACTAAAAAAGTCAACAACATGATGATTGAACAGTGTGATATGTGTGGAAAAAATAGGAAAGTTTATTTTTTCATACATATATTAAACAAGTTTAAATAACTGCAAGGTCATGGCACCAATACTTGTAGAGTGGCATTGGTGCCTTTATATATGGGATTTCGAGAGGAAGAAGGTAGTGGTGCTAGATCCAAAAAACATGAAACTAGGAAATTCAGTATTGGAGGATAAGCACAAAGGCTACATTTTGCTACTCAATTCTGGTATGAATGAGTGTCGGAGAAATCTCACAAATAGCAATAACAACAATATTGATAATTGGGACACTGAATACATTGATGTCATCCAGGGAGAAGCAAACAGGTAACACACTACTACTATAGATTAAATAGAAAAAAAGTATTAGACAAATTAATAGTAGTTGTTTTTTTATAATAACAGCACCAACACTGGATTGTATACAATCTTCTATGCAAGATACTTCGATGGGGAAGTCATGACAAGGGTGTTGACTAAGGTGAGACAAATaaatcagaaaaaaaaactatggTCTGAGATAGTTATTGTGAATATGAGTGATAACAttttcaatattttcaagaggtCACCCAACTGCAAAGGATGAACCTAATGTACCAGCTACTGAAGATGGATGGCAACATTGGCAATCCGCCGTCATCAATAAGGAATACAATGTACCATTGTGAATAGAATTGGGAAAAGGGACATACAACTTTTGCAGAATGCTTTTGACGAAATTGGTGAACTGATGTTGCATGCTATTAAGACTTTAATGTAAACGATATACTTGTTAGGAAGTgcaaatatgcatgcttgtgttatTAATTACACTGCAGTGGTTATGGTTCCGTCCCACAACACCAACAGACCAGAGAAAAAGCAATGTAGTCAACATCAGCTCTCCTTTCAagcaaaaggaaaaaaatacaaGATTTGCTCATATCAAAAATATTAGCCTGGTACTGCAATTGTCAGTTGTTAATCAGGTGGTCCAGAGCCACGAATGCATCTTTCACAAGGCATTTATACTCAACCAAAAAATCTGAGTAAAGACAACTTAAGCTACTGCAAAATGACAGCATAGTCACAGGCTGCGATAATCAACACTGACTACTGCTCCGGGTCATATGAACTGCTTCAAGAATTCAGTCGCCACTTAGCCGGACACGGGCCACGAGTGTTTACTCACAGCTTCAGCTCACGGATCTCCTTGTCAATATCCTGGAGTTCATGTAagcaaattataagacgttttggtttttctaaatacattgcttttactatgtatctagacacagTGTGTATCTAAGTGCATGAAAAAATATATGCATCTTGAAAAGCCAaagtgtcttataatttgggatggaggaagtatgTGCTAACATACAGTGTTTGCATATATCAACCAGAGTAAAAGCGACAAACTCAAGGCCATGCTTATGTTGATGCATGTCAACTTACCTCCATGAATTGCGCGATAAAATCTATGAGCTTGTGCTTATTCATGTCCTCGCTATGGTAGTTTGTTATTAGGAAACTTATATCATGACCCTAAAACATAAGGCATACTTAGGCACAGGTTCAGTTGTAAACAATTTGGATTTCTAATAAAGGGATAAACAGTTATGCTGAAAAAACTGATCATTATGTGGGAAATACGGCAAGACAGTGAGAGAAAAAACTAGTACTCCATCTGTCCCAAAATCTAGCATTTCGAAGATGTATCCATGTGCTTTAGAGATAGTTCATGTTTCGTAGGAAAGCTAACTACTGGAGCATAAAACCCACTACTCAATGTAATCAGTTTAAGTTGGAAATTGCAATACCTGAACTGGTTCTCCTCAACACTTCGAATGCCTCTGCCCTCATTGACAAAAAAACTAAGGAACTTTGCAAGAATGTTATCCAATTCATTTGCCTGCTTAACCTGTCAACTCAACTAGAAGCTATGAATATATACCAGATGGCAAATGGTTGCCTGACAAAACGTATT is from Miscanthus floridulus cultivar M001 chromosome 7, ASM1932011v1, whole genome shotgun sequence and encodes:
- the LOC136463289 gene encoding uncharacterized protein, which codes for MYEDGNEQQGGISLGSELPSAERTISSGLKRGVLQKLEDMGLSTNATEKDECEHTDETVPEELDCPTPLLIVTPAVEQGIICLRDDDLEKFDANSIIVNDMKVVIQYINRNSRFGVSPFAIGMTHPDAPLEAQLASQIALCHMNDEDTASVWYMHMFPNKIQIEGAVMQGVFQGKNDFVPNIMDAMVRLYQQMDNKLMKDGMKKGGDFSYRLILR